Within the Gemmatimonadaceae bacterium genome, the region CGGCGTGCGCCACATATCACTGCTCTCATCGGTCGGCGCCGACGTGGCGTCGCGCAATCGGTATCTGCACATCAAGGGACTGGCCGAGGCGGTGGTGGAGGCGGCGGGCATCGCGCGCTCGAGCGTGTTCCGGCCGAGCCTGCTCGTCACACAGCACCTTCGGTACGGCGTGCAGGACTGGCTGTCGCAGACGCTGCTGCCGGTCGTGACGCCGGTACTGCCCGCACGGTATCACCAGATTCGCGTCGAAGACCTGGGGCGCGCGATGCGCCTGAATGCCGAGCGCAGCGGAGCCGACGGGCGCGAAGTGGTGTACTATCCAGAATGTCGCGCATTGCTCGCCGGAACGGCGTAATCCGCGCGTCGAGCACCGATCGTGCGAGGGCCCGTGCGCAGCGCCCGATTCGCTCGGCTTTTCGAACCAGTTCGCCGTGTCCAGGTCCGGTTAGCGCATGACGTCGAGCGTCCTCCTCTACGACGGCCATTGCGGCCTGTGCAACGGGACCGTGCGTTTCATCCTGCAGCGGGAGCGCCTGCACACACTGGAGTTCGCCCCGATCGGCGGCGATTTCTTTCGTGGTGTGATCGCGCGCCATCCCGAGTTGCGGGACATGGACTCCGTCATGTGGGTGGACGCCCCCGACACTCCCGCCGAGCGGGTGGCCGTGCGTTCCGAGGCCGCACTCCGCGTGGCGCGTTACCTGGGTGGCGCGTGGCGTCTGGCTGCGCTCGGCGGGTTCGTTCCGCGGCGGATGCGCGACTGGGCGTATGATGTCGTGGCTCGCTACCGCCACCGGCTGCCCGGCGTCTCTGCCCAGAGCTTCGTGGTTCCGGCGGCCGCGCGGACCCGCTTCCGCGGCTAGGACGCTCCACTTTTCGCCGATAGCTTGCGCTTCGCAACGTCCGATACGACCGTGATGATGACGCGCACGACCTCCGCGGACGGCGGGCGCTCAAGAGACGTAGCGGTCGCCCTGGCAGCCGAGCGGGATTTCACGCAAACTCTTCCCATGCGAAAGAGAATCGAGACGATCGCCGCCCT harbors:
- a CDS encoding DCC1-like thiol-disulfide oxidoreductase family protein; translation: MTSSVLLYDGHCGLCNGTVRFILQRERLHTLEFAPIGGDFFRGVIARHPELRDMDSVMWVDAPDTPAERVAVRSEAALRVARYLGGAWRLAALGGFVPRRMRDWAYDVVARYRHRLPGVSAQSFVVPAAARTRFRG
- a CDS encoding NAD(P)H-binding protein, which gives rise to MPTPPYKAIVVGATGAVGSALVRELLASPACTGITALVRRPTTMFAGAPGGEKLHLEVVDFHDLEAATARLAAGSQVAFCTMGIGQPRKVPLDEFRRVDVEYAGAFARGAHAAGVRHISLLSSVGADVASRNRYLHIKGLAEAVVEAAGIARSSVFRPSLLVTQHLRYGVQDWLSQTLLPVVTPVLPARYHQIRVEDLGRAMRLNAERSGADGREVVYYPECRALLAGTA